Within the bacterium genome, the region ATGCTGTGACATTATGGAGCGAGCATTACGATGATTTTCAAATTCGAAGAGTTGCGGCAGAACTTGCATCCGAAATCAAAAAAATTGGCGATGTGGCTGAAACACATGTTATCGGAGGGCGTAGCCGCCAAGTAAGAGTCATTCTTCACGCCGATAAAATGGCCGGTTACAACACCGATCCTTTGATGGTCATGCAGCAGCTTCAGCAGGCCAATCAGCAAACACAATCGGGAAAATTTGTTTCAGGCGATGAAGAATTCTTGGTTGAAACCGGTAATTTTTTTGAATCGGCAGACGATGTCGGGCATGTTGTCATTGGTGCATATAATGGCAATCCGGTTTACCTGCGTAATGTTGCCACAATTGTCGATGGGCCGGAAGAGCCGAAAGATTATGTCGGATTCGGTTATGGCTCTTCACAAAAATCAACTTTCGATCAACTTGAATATTCGGCTGTTACTGTGTCGGTGTCTAAACGCAAGGGTGCCGACGCCATGCGGCTTGCAGAATTAATTGAACAAAAAATTAATGGCCTCTCGGGCGTACTGATTCCATCCGACATCCACACAACCGTGACAAGAAATTATGGAAATACAGCATCAGAAAAAGTCAATGAATTACTCAAACACCTTTCGGCGGCAATTCTTGCTGTCACTGTTTTGGTTGGGATCTTTATGGGTTGGAGAAGCGGGTTAGTTATTTTTGCCTCCGTTCCGGTGACGTTCGCATTGACATTGTTTGTTTATTATATGTTCGGTTATACGCTCAATCGGATTACGTTGTTTGCGTTGGTTTTTGTTACCGGTATTGTGGTGGATGATTCAATTATTGTCGTTGAAAACATGCATCGTCATTTTAAAATGAAACGATTGCCTTTTCTCCAGGCAGCTATTGCCTCGATCGATGAAGTTGGTAATCCGACGATTCTGGCAACCTTTACGGTCATTGCTTCCGTCTTGCCAATGGCGTTTGTTTCAGGATTAATGGGGCCCTATATGAGCCCAATGCCAATCGGCGCTTCATTAGCCATGTTATTTTCACTTTTGGTTGCTTTGGTCATTACGCCGTGGCTGGCGTACCGCTTTTTGAAAAGCGATAAACATCAAAATACGCACGAAGAGTACTCTCTCGAAAATACATTGATTTACCGCATTTATGCCAAAACGATATCACCAATGATCGACCATCCAAAAAAAAGATGGATGTTTATCGGAGGTGTGACGGCAATGCTTCTTGCATCGATGCTGTTGCTGTATTTCAAGCTGGTAGCCGTCAAAATGCTTCCATTTGACAATAAAAACGAAATTCAAGTGATCATCGATATGCCGGAAGGAACGACACTCGAACGAACAGCCGTGGTTACGAAAGAAGTAGCGGCTTATATCCGCACTCAACCTGAAGTTTCCGATTATCAAATGTATGTTGGTACGGCCGCGCCCATTAATTTCAACGGGCTTGTGCGCCATTATGACTTGCGCCGTGGATCGAATGTCGCCGATATCCAGGTAAATTTATTTTCAAAACACGATCGCAGTGCGCAAAGCCACGACATAGCCAAACGCATTCGTCCGGAAATTCAAAAAATAGTACATCCGTACAATGCTAATGTCAAAATTGCTGAAGTTCCGCCGGGACCGCCAGTTTTATCGACGTTGGTTGCGGAGGTTTATGGACCTGAATATTCCAAACAAATCGACGTAGCGCGACAAATCAAAAACATTTTTGAAACTACAGAAGGCATAGTCGACGTCGATTGGATGGTTGAGGACGACCAAAGGGAATTTCGTTTTGAAATCGATAAGGAAAAGGCCATGCTTGTGGGGATCAATTCAAAACAAATTACAAACAGCTTGGGAGTCAGTTTAAATGGCATGAATGTAACAACGATATATCAACCTGACGAACTTGAACCGATCAATATTCATTTGAGCTTGTCTGAAAAAGATCGTTCCAGCATCGAAGATCTGAAAAATATTCAGATCATGTCGGCAAGCGGACGGACCGTACCTTTGTCGGAATTAGTCAAAGTCGAAGAACGTTTTCAAGACAAAAGCATTTATCGTAAAAACCAACAACGTGTAGTATACATAACGGCGGATGTTGCCGGTGAGCTTGAAAGCCCGGTTTACGCCATTCTCGATATGCAGCAGCGGGTTGCTGATTTAAAACTTCCTGATGGTTATCGTATCAATGAGCTGTATACAAAACAACCATTCATGGAAGAACAGTTTTCAATGAAATGGGATGGGGAATGGCACATTACGTATGAAGTTTTCCGTGATCTCGGAGCAGCGTTTGCGGCGGTATTAGTGATCATTTATTTATTGATCATTGGCTGGTTCCAATCGTTCAAGGTTCCTCTAGTCATGATGGTCGCAATACCGTTATCGCTTGTAGGTATTCTGGTTGGTCATTGGATTATGGGCGCCTTTTTTACGGCGACCTCGATGATCGGCATGATCGCACTTGCCGGAATCATGGTGCGCAATTCGGTATTACTTATTGATTTCATCGATCTCCGGCTCGAGCAGGGCATTCCTTTGAAACAAGCGATCATTGAATCAGGCGCCGTTCGAACGACCCCGATTCTATTAACTTCAGGCGCCGTTGTCATTGGAGCGTTGGTTATTCTTTTCGATCCGATTTTTCAAGGCCTTGCTATATCGTTGATCGGCGGATCGATTGCATCCACGGCGTTGACACTGTTAATCGTTCCGTTGATTTATTATATGACGGAAAGAAAGAAATATGAAAACCGGATTTCAGTAATCCATAACGGGCACGACGAAGAAACGCCCGCAATTGTTGAAGTTAAATCCTAACCTCCACGGAAAAGGTTGCAGACGGAAGGGCATTGTAAATGTCCTTTCTCCAACCTTTTGTTAGACTACAATCAAAAATAATCGGGGAATTAATATGAAACTAATTGCTGTCATGAGTATTGAAGAGTATGCCGGCGAACTCCGGAAAATATTTTCAGAACATCGTGTACCTGTATTCAGCGAAACAGAAATCAACGGGTATAAATTGTTACCGGAGATGGGAGAAAAAGACAATTGGTTTTCCGGGAAACACACGGCAGTATATTCGCATATTGTATTTGCTTTTGTCGAGGCGCAGAAAGCGGATGAATTACTTAGTGCCATCCAAGAATATTGCAAACAACGCGATTGTGCCAATCCTATCCGCGCGTTTCAGCTGAGTGTTGAAAAATTTGTTTGAACCTTAAAAATTCATTACCAAAAAGGAAATCTGTCATGACTCTTGAAAACACCATTCGTGCCATTGCAGGAACATTTATTTTAATCAGTCTTCTGCTGGGTTATTTAGTCAATCCGAACTGGCATTGGTTTACTGCTTTTGTCGGAGCAAATTTATTGCAATCGGCTTTTACGAAATGGTGCCTTATGGAAAGTATTCTTAAAAAATTCATTTTCAAAAAATTGCCTTCCTGATATTGCGTTTTTTTCCCGTTTTTTTATTACATTGCTTCCGATCAATTGATCAATCATTTCGAAGAGGATGATTATGGATGTCGAAATACTCGCACGGGTGCAGTTTGCTTTCACCATTGCTTTTCATTACATCTATCCGCCATTGAGCATTGGCTTAGGAGTGGTTTTAGTGATGATGGAAGGTATGTATCTTCGTACTAAAAACCCGTTGTACGAACGTATGACAAAATTTTGGGTGAAAGTGTTTGCTCTCACTTTTGCAATGGGCGTTGCAACCGGAATCGTGATGGAGTTTGAATTCGGGACTAATTGGGCGACCTATTCTCGCTATGTCGGCGACGTCTTCGGAAGTGCATTGGCTGCAGAAGGCATTTTCGCTTTTTTTCTTGAATCGGGGTTTCTCGCAATTTTGGTGTTCGGCTGGAATAAAGTTGGTCCTAAAATGCATTTTTTGGCAACAATTATGGTATCGCTGGGATCGATGCTCAGCGCAGTTTGGATCGTTGTAGCCAATTCATGGCAACAGACTCCCGCCGGTTTTCAGATAGTCGGTGAAGGAATGTATGCTCGGGCGGAAATTACTGACTTCTGGGCCATGGTTTTTAATCCGTCATCCATGAACCGATTGTCGCATGTTTTATCAGGAGCGTGGCAGGCGGGTGCATTTTTAGTATTGAGTGTTGGCGCGTACTATTTATTGAAAAAGCAACACGAAGAATTTGCTCGATCGTCGATTAAGATTGCTCTGGTTTTAGCCATGTTTGCATCACTGTTTCAATTATTTACCGGTCACGACAGTGCGATGACCATCAGCAAAACTCAACCGGCAAAACTGGCTGCATTTGAAGGGCATTATGAAGAAAGCGCTCCGGCGCCTCTGTACTTGTTCGGTTGGGTCAATGAAGAAAAGGAAGAAGTCCGGTTTGGTATTGCGATTCCCGGGATGCTGAGTTATCTCATTTACGGTGATACTGAAAAACCGGTAACCGGTTTACGCGTCTTTGCACCGAAAGATCGTCCGCCGGTTAATTTTGTTTTTCAAACCTATCACGTAATGGTTGCTATTGGATTTACATTGATCGGGATAAGTTTGCTCAGCGGTTTTTTACTATGGAGAAAAAAACTGTTTGAATCGAAATGGATGTTGAAAATTTTGGTCGTTTCTGTTTTGTTGCCGCAAATAGCCAATCAAGCCGGCTGGTTTAGCGCTGAAGTCGGACGACAACCCTGGATCGTTTATAATCTTCTGCGGACATCGGAAGCCTTATCAAAAGCCGTCTCGGCAGGGCAAATTTTATTTTCGTTGATTCTGTTTGCGATAATCTATGCTTTATTATTCGTGCTGTTTCTCTTTTTGCTCGACCAAAAAATTAAACACGGTCCCGACGAGCCCGATAGTATGGCTTCGGAATACTCTCATCAAAAGCAACTGTTCGGAACCTAATCACTGAGAACTTTTTGTAAGGGTACCAATAAAGTTTAAAGGATTACCGCTATGGAATTCAATATAGATTTAAACACAACATGGTTCATGCTTATCGGCATATTGCTTTCAGGATATGCTATACTGGATGGGTTCGATCTTGGCGTGGGTTCATTGCATTTATTTACAAAAACCGATGAAGATCGTCGCATCATGATTAATTCCATCGGACCGGTCTGGGATGGCAATGAGGTTTGGTTGGTCACAGGTGGAGGAGCGCTGTTTGCCGCGTTTCCGGTTGTATACGCAACGGTATTTTCAGGATTCTATACCGCTTTTATGCTCCTGCTTTTTGTCTTGATCTTTCGTGCCGTGGCCATCGAGTTTCGTAGTAAACAGCCAATGTCTTGGTGGCGCCAAACATGGGATGTTGCGTTTAGTGTGTCCAGCATTATTATCGCTCTTTTGATGGGAGTCGCTTTAGGTAATATTGTAGCCGGAATACCAATCGGTGCGGACAGAGAATTTTGCGGAACTTTTTTAGAGTTGCTCAATCCGTATGCGCTTCTGGTCGGAATAACCACATTGTCGCTTTTTATGATGCACGGTTCCATTTATGCCTATATGAAAACGGAAGGCGCTATCCAAGACAAAATCAGAGGTTGGATTAATAATGCGATCATATTTTTCGTCATTAGTTATGCTGCCACGACGATGGCGACGCTCATTTATTTTCCACACATGGTTCAGCATTTCAAAGATTATCCGATTTTTTTTGGCGTCGGTTTACTGAACATGCTGGCCATTGCCAATATTCCACGTGAAATTCACCGTGGGCAAGCCTTCCGGGCATTTTTATCGTCTTGCGGTGCAATCGTAGCGCTACTAGCATTATTTGCGATCGGCATATTTCCGAATCTGGTTTTGTCAAATCCCAACCCGGAAAACAGTCTGACAATCTATAATGCAGCCTCGTCACAAAAAACTTTGTCAATCATGCTGATTATTGCAATGATCGGAGTGCCTTTCGTACTGGCGTATACAATCAGCATTTATTTTATTTTTCGGGGTAAAGTTAAATTAAACTCAATGAGTTATTAATTCGAAAAGGAGATTTATTAATGAGTTTGTTCGGATTGATCAATCCTAATAAAGGAATTCAGCAGATTACCGCTGATCAGTTGCGCAAGCGGATGGCACAAGATAAATTGGTGATTATTGATGTGAGAGAACCTTCCGAACATGCCGAGAGAAACATTCCAGGTTCGATCTTAATTCCGCTAGGCGCTCTGCCTTCACGATTGAATGAACTTCAAAAATTCAAAGACCAGGAGATCATTGTTTATTGCCGGAGCGGTAATCGCAGCGCCCATGCCTGCAGGCATTTGATCGGGAATGGATTCAAAGCTGTAAATTTATCGGGCGGAATTCTGGGGTGGAATTGATGATTACGAAAGTATCATTCAATTAAAAGAGCTGTCCCAAATGTTAGAGTTCGAATAAGTTGATACTCTTCAGTTCGAAAAGCAACAACTTGTAAACTCTGAGACAGCTCTTATGTTAAATTTTTACAATTGAATTTATTCTTTGATACAACGGCAAGAATTACCTTCCTCCCATGAAGCTCTGGCTTCATTGACAACAGAAGAGCTTTTGACTAATTCAATAGCATTACCCCGATCTTTAGTCGTTTTT harbors:
- a CDS encoding efflux RND transporter permease subunit; this translates as MKTGLSGRVAQAFINSKLTPLLIAAFMAIGIYSTYLTPSEEEPQIIVPMADIFVAYPGANAKEVETKISQPLEKIISNIPGVEYVYSTSMPGMSMLIVRYFVGEDVERSIFRLYNEIQKNMDQMPAGIMPPFIKTKAIDDVPIYAVTLWSEHYDDFQIRRVAAELASEIKKIGDVAETHVIGGRSRQVRVILHADKMAGYNTDPLMVMQQLQQANQQTQSGKFVSGDEEFLVETGNFFESADDVGHVVIGAYNGNPVYLRNVATIVDGPEEPKDYVGFGYGSSQKSTFDQLEYSAVTVSVSKRKGADAMRLAELIEQKINGLSGVLIPSDIHTTVTRNYGNTASEKVNELLKHLSAAILAVTVLVGIFMGWRSGLVIFASVPVTFALTLFVYYMFGYTLNRITLFALVFVTGIVVDDSIIVVENMHRHFKMKRLPFLQAAIASIDEVGNPTILATFTVIASVLPMAFVSGLMGPYMSPMPIGASLAMLFSLLVALVITPWLAYRFLKSDKHQNTHEEYSLENTLIYRIYAKTISPMIDHPKKRWMFIGGVTAMLLASMLLLYFKLVAVKMLPFDNKNEIQVIIDMPEGTTLERTAVVTKEVAAYIRTQPEVSDYQMYVGTAAPINFNGLVRHYDLRRGSNVADIQVNLFSKHDRSAQSHDIAKRIRPEIQKIVHPYNANVKIAEVPPGPPVLSTLVAEVYGPEYSKQIDVARQIKNIFETTEGIVDVDWMVEDDQREFRFEIDKEKAMLVGINSKQITNSLGVSLNGMNVTTIYQPDELEPINIHLSLSEKDRSSIEDLKNIQIMSASGRTVPLSELVKVEERFQDKSIYRKNQQRVVYITADVAGELESPVYAILDMQQRVADLKLPDGYRINELYTKQPFMEEQFSMKWDGEWHITYEVFRDLGAAFAAVLVIIYLLIIGWFQSFKVPLVMMVAIPLSLVGILVGHWIMGAFFTATSMIGMIALAGIMVRNSVLLIDFIDLRLEQGIPLKQAIIESGAVRTTPILLTSGAVVIGALVILFDPIFQGLAISLIGGSIASTALTLLIVPLIYYMTERKKYENRISVIHNGHDEETPAIVEVKS
- a CDS encoding DUF2892 domain-containing protein yields the protein MTLENTIRAIAGTFILISLLLGYLVNPNWHWFTAFVGANLLQSAFTKWCLMESILKKFIFKKLPS
- a CDS encoding cytochrome ubiquinol oxidase subunit I; translation: MDVEILARVQFAFTIAFHYIYPPLSIGLGVVLVMMEGMYLRTKNPLYERMTKFWVKVFALTFAMGVATGIVMEFEFGTNWATYSRYVGDVFGSALAAEGIFAFFLESGFLAILVFGWNKVGPKMHFLATIMVSLGSMLSAVWIVVANSWQQTPAGFQIVGEGMYARAEITDFWAMVFNPSSMNRLSHVLSGAWQAGAFLVLSVGAYYLLKKQHEEFARSSIKIALVLAMFASLFQLFTGHDSAMTISKTQPAKLAAFEGHYEESAPAPLYLFGWVNEEKEEVRFGIAIPGMLSYLIYGDTEKPVTGLRVFAPKDRPPVNFVFQTYHVMVAIGFTLIGISLLSGFLLWRKKLFESKWMLKILVVSVLLPQIANQAGWFSAEVGRQPWIVYNLLRTSEALSKAVSAGQILFSLILFAIIYALLFVLFLFLLDQKIKHGPDEPDSMASEYSHQKQLFGT
- the cydB gene encoding cytochrome d ubiquinol oxidase subunit II, translating into MEFNIDLNTTWFMLIGILLSGYAILDGFDLGVGSLHLFTKTDEDRRIMINSIGPVWDGNEVWLVTGGGALFAAFPVVYATVFSGFYTAFMLLLFVLIFRAVAIEFRSKQPMSWWRQTWDVAFSVSSIIIALLMGVALGNIVAGIPIGADREFCGTFLELLNPYALLVGITTLSLFMMHGSIYAYMKTEGAIQDKIRGWINNAIIFFVISYAATTMATLIYFPHMVQHFKDYPIFFGVGLLNMLAIANIPREIHRGQAFRAFLSSCGAIVALLALFAIGIFPNLVLSNPNPENSLTIYNAASSQKTLSIMLIIAMIGVPFVLAYTISIYFIFRGKVKLNSMSY
- a CDS encoding rhodanese-like domain-containing protein, whose protein sequence is MSLFGLINPNKGIQQITADQLRKRMAQDKLVIIDVREPSEHAERNIPGSILIPLGALPSRLNELQKFKDQEIIVYCRSGNRSAHACRHLIGNGFKAVNLSGGILGWN